The genomic segment CCCGCTACTTTCCGATGCAGATAAGTCAGTAATGACTGCATGGGGTGCGTTTGGTGAGAAGAAGAACTATGGCAAGATTGTGCAGGGCGTTATCCGCTCCACTTTCTTGATCAATGCTGATGGCACTGTTGGTTTAGCTAAATACAATGTGCGAGCAACTGGCCATGTTGAACGCATCGTCCGCGAAATTACTGCGGCTTAGAATTTTATGACATCCGACAAAGCCCCTGAACAAGCAGAGGCAACGGTAGCTGCAGGTACTGAAATTTTGGTGCCACGCCGTCGCCCTGCCCAACAGCGCAGCCGTGAGCGGTTCAATCGCATCCTCATCGCTGCGCGTTCAGTGCTTGTCGATTTAGGTTTTGAATCCTTCACTTTTGATGAAGTAGCCAAGCGTGCGGAAGTTCCTATCGGCACGCTGTACCAGTTCTTTGCTAACAAATACGTGCTTATCTGCGAGCTGGATCGCGAAGATACGGCAGAAGCTGTTGCGGAATTAAAGAAGTTCTCAGATCAAGTTCCGGCTTTGCAATGGCCAGATATTCTCGATGAATTCATCGAGCACTTGGCTAGGCTCTGGCGCGATGATCCTTCCAGGCGTGCTGTATGGCATGCGATCCAGTCGACCCCGGCGACTCGTGCGACAGCTGCAGCAACTGAGAAAGAAATGCTAGAGATCATCGCTGAAGTCATGCGCCCTCTGGCTCGTGGTGCAGGCTATGAGGAACGCATGTCTCTTGCAGGGCTCCTGGTACACACCGTGAGTTCGCTGCTTAATTATGCGGTGCGCGATGAGGAAAGTTCAGAAGAAGTTTTCGAAAGCATCGTGGAAGAAATCAAACGCATGCTGATTTCTTATCTTTTCTCCGTGGCTACTGGCTAGTCAGCACACAGGTTGCCACGGCATAGTCGCCGTCGTGGCTGATGCTCAAGCTGGTGGAGAATTCTCCGATGGATTCGCGTACTTTCGTGGCCAATGCGGGGGCCAATTCGAT from the Corynebacterium crudilactis genome contains:
- a CDS encoding TetR/AcrR family transcriptional regulator, which produces MTSDKAPEQAEATVAAGTEILVPRRRPAQQRSRERFNRILIAARSVLVDLGFESFTFDEVAKRAEVPIGTLYQFFANKYVLICELDREDTAEAVAELKKFSDQVPALQWPDILDEFIEHLARLWRDDPSRRAVWHAIQSTPATRATAAATEKEMLEIIAEVMRPLARGAGYEERMSLAGLLVHTVSSLLNYAVRDEESSEEVFESIVEEIKRMLISYLFSVATG